The Terriglobus roseus sequence TTTCTCTTCGAAGACGAAGACATCGGTATCCGCAGCGGCGCCCAGCGTATGTCGCAGAACGCGGTCCTGCCGCTTCGTCTGTTCATCCTCTACCGTGTAAAGGATCATCTTCGCGTCAGGCGTCCATACCAGCGATCCAACGCGTTCCGCTGTGTCCGGAAGCACCTCACCCGTGCGCAGATCTTTCACGTGCAGGGTGTACTGGCGGAAGCCTGTCTCGTCTGTCGTGTACGCCAGCAGATTGCCGTCTGGACTAACCGAAAGCGCACCGAGTGCCATGAAGGGCTTGCCTTCGGCAAGCTTGTTCACATCGAGCAGAACTTCCTCTGGAGCGGTGGCGTCATAGCTCCGATCTGCGGCTGCGCGGCGGCGGCAGTGGATGGCATACTGCGAGCCTTCGATGGTGTGCGTGAAGTAGTACCAGTCACCATCGCGATAGGGGACAGAGGTATCGGTCTCCTTGATGTGCGAAAGCATCTCGCGATACAGCGTCTCCTGCAGGCCTTTCGTTGGCGCAAGGACCGTGTCGGTGTAGTCATTCTCCGCTTCCAGGTATGCCCGGACCTCAGCCGACTCTTTCTCGCGCAGCCAGAAGTAATCATCGTCGAGCGTTTGCCCATGCAGTTGCGTCGGGTGCGGGATGCGCGCTGCGGTAGGTGGCTGAACGGCTGGGTCGACTGCGGCAAGAAGGGGACTGTTCATCCTCTTCAGGATACAAACTCTCGCCTATGTTCGTATGCGAACAAAGTGGCGCGCCGTGGCGTAGCAACGGATTTGGCGCGTTCGGTCCCTAAACAACTGACCTGCGTGGAGATGCGCAGAGGTAGCCGGCACTTTCGCCGCTGCTGAACGAACGATCGATTTGCACGTAATGGGAGAATGACCATGAAGATCCGCACGCTTGCACTGACTGCCACGTTGTTCGCCTGTACCGCCACCGCAGCATTCGGACAGGGCTTCTCCGATAAGGACAAGAGCTTTCTGAAGGAGTCCACGCAGGACAACATGGCTGAAGTGAAGATGGCCGAACTGGCGCTGAAGACCACGAAGAACCCGAAGATCCGCAGCTTTGCAGAGAAGATGGTGACGGACCATAATGCTCTGCTGGCAGGCGCCAAGCCCGTAGCCGCCAAGGCTGGTGTAGAGCCACCCAAAACCGACGGCTTCGAAGCCAATGCCGACTACCTGAAGCTGAAGGTACTGACCGGTGAAACCTTCGATAAGAGCTATGTGAAGACCATGGTGAGCGATCACCATAGCGACCTGGACAAGATCAAGCAGGAGAACGCGGCGACATCGAATCCCGATATGAAGAAGCTAACGACGCACGCTGCGACCGTCGTTGCGGGGCACACGAAGATGGTCGACGCACTGGCAGGATCGATGGGCTTGCAGTAAGTTTCTCCAAACATCTGCGGCGGCGCAGAGGGCAGGCAACGCGCCTGCCCTTTGCTATGTCTCTCAGGTGTGATTGAAAACACGGAACATTTTCTGCGTCGCAGCGTATCATCAAGCGTGATGGCAGCACGGCTCCGGTATCTTTGGTTCTTCGTCGTTGCACTGGCTCTGTTCGGGTGTATTTTCCCCGCAGCCGCCGAGTCTGTGAAGTCGATGCCGCAACCGACGGCGTATATCAACGACTACGCGGGCGTTCTCAACGACTCTACGAAATCTGATCTTGATGCGCAGCTGAAGCAGCTGGATACGCAGGCGCATGCGCAGGTCTTCGTGGCAATCATCCACAAGATCGAAGACGACAACAGTCCAGCGGAATTCGCAAACCAGCTGTTCGCGAAATGGAAGCCGGGTTCCAAAGGATCCGATCACGGCGTGCTGCTGCTGTTATCCGTGGAAGATCACAAGTATCAGTTTGAGATTGGCTACGGTCTCGAAGGCATTCTGCCCGATGCCAAGACCGGCGATATCGGTCGGGAGATGGTGCCGGACCTGAAGGCCGGCAGCTACGACGGCGCGGTACGCACAGCGGTCAACGACCTGACAAACATCATCGCGCAGGATGCTGGCGTTACGCTCGATGTACCGCAGCACACCTACCGTCGGCAGACCGTGCGACAGAAGTCGGGTGCCAGCGGCATCATCGGTTTCCTGGTCGTTTTGTTCATCATCTTCCTGCTCATGCGCGGCGGCGGTCGCGGGGGGCCGGGCGGCTTCCTGACCGGTATGCTGTTGGGCAATATGCTTGGCGGTAGTCGATATCGCGGCGGTGGCGATGGTGGATTTGGTGGCGGCTTCGGCGGCGGTGGTGACAGCGGCGGTGGCTTCGGCGGCGGTGGCGGCGGCAGTTCGGGCGGCGGCGGTGCCGGTGGCGGCTGGTAAGTTTTCGAGGGTGAACAGATGGCACAGATGCTGGAAGGCAATTCAAGTGGGGGAACGATGAAAAAGGGCTTGATCGGTCTGATTGTGGCGGTTGTACTCATTGGCCTGGTGGCGATGAGCTTTATCTCCGCGAAGAACTCGATCGCGGTGAAATCAAACGGGATTGACGCGGCTTTCAGCGAGGTTGATGTCAACCTGCAACGGCGCGCCGATCTGATTCCGAACCTGGTCGCCAGCGTCAAGGGCTATGCCAAGGTAGAGACCAATATCCTCACCGCCATCGCAGAGGCTCGCAGCGGCTTGCTGCAGGCGCGCACGCCTGACGAGAAGCTTGCAGCGAACGATCGTCTGTCCGCCACGCTGCTGCCGCTTACGCGCATGCAGGAGGCTTACCCGGACCTAAAGAGCAACCAGCAGTTCATGCGGCTGGAAGATGAGCTCTCGGGTACGGAGAACCGTATTGCCGTCGCACGCAAGCGTTACAACGACTCCATCCTGGACTACAACAATACGATCGCAGTCTTCCCGAACAGCATGTGGGCCAGCATCGCCGGTTACAAGCCGCGGACGACATACTACCGCGCGGATCCAGGTTCTGCCACGGTTCCGAAGGTCGACTTCGATAAGTAGTTCAATCGAAGCAGAAAGAATGGCCGGGATGGCAGCGAAAGCTGATCCGTCCTGGCCTTTTTTTTGCGACAAGCTTATGGATAGAAAGGGAAGTAGCGTGACGAACTACCGGTCTCGGTCTGTCACGTAACCTGGCACCCACAACAGTGCGCGTAAAGCCCGGCCCGCCTCAGCATTGGCTTGTGGCAGATCGGCAATCGACTGACGAGCAGCTTCGGCGTACGCGCGGGCGGCGTCCATCGCATAGTCCAGAGAGCCGTGGCCGCGCAGGATGTCGAGGATGGTTGAGTGCTTTACGCGGGTAAAGCTGCGGTCGGCCAGAACGGTCCGAATGGCCTCGCGCTCGGCACCGGTACCGCGTTCCAATGCATGAATCACGGCCAGGGTAGCCTTACCCTCGCGGAGATCGCTCGCGGCGGGCTTGCCCAGTGTTGCTTCTTCGCCCGTCAGGTCCAGTACGTCATCGACGATCTGAAATGCAAGTCCAAGGTTGCGGCCATACTCGCCCAGCTGTTGTTCGACAGTTTCGTCCACACCGGCCAGTGCCGCGCCGAGTTGCATGCTCACCTTGAACAGCATTGCGGTCTTGCGGAAGATCAGGTCGAAGTACTCTTCTTCATTAATCAGGTGGCCAAGCTTCTGCATCTGCAGGAGCTCACCTTCGACCATCTGCTGGGTCAAGCCGATCAGCAGATCGAGGATCTTGAAGTTTCGTTCGTCCAGCGCAGTCTGGAAGGACTGCATGTAGAGCCAGTCGCCGGCCAGGACGCATTTGCTGGCACCCCAGGCGGTGTTTGCGCTGGGCTTGCCGCGGCGAGTCTGCGCCTCATCGATGATGTCGTCGTGGACCAGCGTTGCCGTGTGCAGCATCTCTACGACCGCGCCCAGCCTGATCCGGCTCTCGCCGGTGAATCCGAGGGCCTTTGCAGAGAGCAGCAGCAGGAGTGGCCGGATGCGCTTGCCGCCACCTGAGAGCAGGTAGCGGGCGATGTCCTGAATGACTACGACTTCCGACTTGGACTGGCGTCCAAACTCCCGCTCAACGGCGGAAAGGTCGTCGCGGACAAGGTCAAAGACCTCTTTCGCGGTCGCAATGGGTAAGGAACTCACGCATCTTTGACTTTATCAGTAACCGCAGCGTCACACACTATTTCAGAACGTTCGTCCTGTTGGAAGCGGGGATATGTTCTTCGTGTGCAACGCAAAAAGGGTGCCCCACGGGTCGCTGTGTGGCACCCAGTCACTGTCCACGGTTAGTTCGAGCGGTAGTTTGTAAACTGCAGTTCCACGCCAATATCCTTGCCCTTCAGCAGGGTAATGATCTGCTGAAGAACATCGCGATCCTTGCTGACGACGCGAACGGTCTCGCCCTGAATGGAGGCCTGCGCCTTCAACTTGGAGTCTTTGATGGCCGCCACGATCTTCTTCGCGGCATCGGACTGGATACCCTGCTTCAGCTTGACCTTCTGGCGGACGGAACTGTTCGCGGCGGGCTCAATCTTCTCGTATTCGAGGTTCTTCAGGCTGATGCCGCGCTTGACCATCTTCTGCTGCAGGATCTCGGTCACGGCCTTGATGGTGTACTCATCCTGCGACGCCAGCAGGATGTTCTCATCGCCACCCTCGAGCGTGATGGTGGACTTCGAGTTCTTCAGATCGAAGCGGGCGTTAACTTCCTTGGTCGCCTGCTCGATGGCGTTCTTAACTTCCTGGATCTCGACCTTGCTCACAACGTCGAAGCTATTTTCGGCTGCCATTGTTGTTCTCCTTGCCAGTGGTGCAGTCTTGCTGTGGTGCGTGGGAGTGCTATGTGTTCAGAGCACCGAATCCGTGCGGCGCGTTGCCGGGCCATTCTACGTACTTCCGCAAGACCGCTACGTCGTCACGTCGAATAGCCGTGCAAAGTTTGCTGTGGTTTCTGCTGCAAGTTGCTCTAACGAAATGTTGCGAAGTCCGGCGACGAACTCTGCCGTAACGCGGGTACGGCCGGGCTCGTTGCGTTCGCCCCGATGCGGGACAGGGGCGAGAAACGGCGCGTCCGTCTCGACGAGGTAACGGTTGGAGGGAACAAGCTCAGCTGCTTCGCGGATAGAAGGGAAGCGGGAGTAGGTAACGTTTCCTGCGAAGGACAAGTAGAAGCCGAGGTCCAGGGCGTGCCGAGCCTCGTCGGCCGAGCCCGAGAAGCAGTGCATCACGCCTACTCCACCCTCGCTGCTGAAGTGCTCTGCGATCAGCCGCAGCAGGTCGTCCTGCGCATCGGCCGGTCCAAAGCGTTCCTTGGCCTGCGGCGTGGCGAGATCGCTGGTCCTGCAGTGGATCAGGATGGGCTTTTTCACCGCAAGTGCGATCTCCATCTGCGCGAGAAAGGCTCGCTGTTGCACGTCGATATCAGGGTTGTCGGAATGGTAGTAGTCCAGGCCGATCTCGCCAATGGCGACGACGTTGGGGTCTGCCGCGAGGGTTGTCAGCTTCGCTAACGATGCTTTGTTCGCGTGTGCCGCCTCCTGCGGATGAATCCCGGCGCTACAGACAATGCGTGGCGCGGCAGCGTTGCCCCTGTACTTCACGGCAAGGTCACGCGCGCGATGCATCGTCTCCGGGCCGTCTCCGATCCCGACGGCAAGGATAGTCTTGACGTCGGACTCGAGTGCGCGCGTCAATACCGCGTCGAGGTCGTCGGCATAGCTGGAGAAGTCGAGATGTGCGTGTGAATCAACGATGTGCATAAGGTTACCGAATCGGGTTGGCAATGCCATACCCATCCCTCTATTCTGTCATCCCACAGGCATTCACAGAACGACACGCGACAGCGCGGAGAGACAGAACGATGGGTGAGCTTCTCCGTAGTCATCTTCTGATGGCGCTTGGTCTATGGTGCGGGTCCGCCGTCGCTCAGATCCTGCATCCGCAGCAACCGATGCCTTCGTTTGAAGTGGCCACGATAAAACCCTGGAAGCCGAGCCAACCGGCACCCACAGCCGATGGTGGTCCCGGTGCGGTGAAGAAGATTGTGAAGATGGCTCCGGTAGGGTCGCCCCCGCTCTCGCAGCGCGTTCACTTCATCGGCCAGATCCAGTTGCTGATCGAATCCGCCTACAATCTGCCGGTGTCATCGGGTAATCGCATTCTGGGTGGTCCGGAGTGGGTACGCAGCGAGGGCGACCGTTATGAGCTCATGGCGAAGATCGACGACGCAAAATTCGCCGAGATGCAGCGCCTCACCGTCTCGCAACAGCAAGGCCAGGTCGCACGGATGGAGCAGACGCTCCTGGCGGAGCGCTTGGGTCTGAAGGTGCATTTTGAGATGCGGGAGATGCCCGTCTACACGCTCGTGATCGCCAAGGGTGGAGCGAAGCTCACCGCCTCATCAGGGAGCGATCCGAGCCGGCTTACAGTGGCCAGAAGCGAAGGAGAAAATGATCTTGCGGCGAAGTCTGTGACAATGGACGAGCTCGTACGATCGCCCTTCCTGCGCGGGATCGGCAGGCCTGTGTTCAATCAAACCGGGATAGTTGGTCCTTGTGACTTCTCACTCAAATGGTCTGCGGATGAGGTGGCTTCCTCGGAGGGAAGCAGTGCGGTTCCCGGTCTGTTCCCTGCGTTGGAAGAGCAACTAGGGCTGAAGCTTGTCGCATCGAGAGGGCCGGTCGAGGTAATCGTCATCGATCACATCGACCGGCCTTCAGATAACTAAGCGAAGCCTAGCGTAGTCGCGCGCCGATCTCGATGTCTTCGAGGAAGCTCGCGAGTGCTGGTGTGCCGTCGCCGACTGAGGCAGCAACGACCATGCCCTGCGACTCGTAGCCGCGCAGCTTGCGTGGCGCGAGGTTTGCGACGATGACGACCTTCCGGCCCACCAGCTTCTCCGGCTCGTAGAACTGTGCGATGCCTGCGAGGATCTGGCGCTTCTCATAGCCAAGGTCGACTTCAAGACGC is a genomic window containing:
- a CDS encoding DUF4142 domain-containing protein, which gives rise to MKIRTLALTATLFACTATAAFGQGFSDKDKSFLKESTQDNMAEVKMAELALKTTKNPKIRSFAEKMVTDHNALLAGAKPVAAKAGVEPPKTDGFEANADYLKLKVLTGETFDKSYVKTMVSDHHSDLDKIKQENAATSNPDMKKLTTHAATVVAGHTKMVDALAGSMGLQ
- a CDS encoding TPM domain-containing protein produces the protein MAARLRYLWFFVVALALFGCIFPAAAESVKSMPQPTAYINDYAGVLNDSTKSDLDAQLKQLDTQAHAQVFVAIIHKIEDDNSPAEFANQLFAKWKPGSKGSDHGVLLLLSVEDHKYQFEIGYGLEGILPDAKTGDIGREMVPDLKAGSYDGAVRTAVNDLTNIIAQDAGVTLDVPQHTYRRQTVRQKSGASGIIGFLVVLFIIFLLMRGGGRGGPGGFLTGMLLGNMLGGSRYRGGGDGGFGGGFGGGGDSGGGFGGGGGGSSGGGGAGGGW
- a CDS encoding LemA family protein produces the protein MKKGLIGLIVAVVLIGLVAMSFISAKNSIAVKSNGIDAAFSEVDVNLQRRADLIPNLVASVKGYAKVETNILTAIAEARSGLLQARTPDEKLAANDRLSATLLPLTRMQEAYPDLKSNQQFMRLEDELSGTENRIAVARKRYNDSILDYNNTIAVFPNSMWASIAGYKPRTTYYRADPGSATVPKVDFDK
- a CDS encoding polyprenyl synthetase family protein encodes the protein MSSLPIATAKEVFDLVRDDLSAVEREFGRQSKSEVVVIQDIARYLLSGGGKRIRPLLLLLSAKALGFTGESRIRLGAVVEMLHTATLVHDDIIDEAQTRRGKPSANTAWGASKCVLAGDWLYMQSFQTALDERNFKILDLLIGLTQQMVEGELLQMQKLGHLINEEEYFDLIFRKTAMLFKVSMQLGAALAGVDETVEQQLGEYGRNLGLAFQIVDDVLDLTGEEATLGKPAASDLREGKATLAVIHALERGTGAEREAIRTVLADRSFTRVKHSTILDILRGHGSLDYAMDAARAYAEAARQSIADLPQANAEAGRALRALLWVPGYVTDRDR
- a CDS encoding YajQ family cyclic di-GMP-binding protein, with protein sequence MAAENSFDVVSKVEIQEVKNAIEQATKEVNARFDLKNSKSTITLEGGDENILLASQDEYTIKAVTEILQQKMVKRGISLKNLEYEKIEPAANSSVRQKVKLKQGIQSDAAKKIVAAIKDSKLKAQASIQGETVRVVSKDRDVLQQIITLLKGKDIGVELQFTNYRSN
- a CDS encoding TatD family hydrolase; protein product: MALPTRFGNLMHIVDSHAHLDFSSYADDLDAVLTRALESDVKTILAVGIGDGPETMHRARDLAVKYRGNAAAPRIVCSAGIHPQEAAHANKASLAKLTTLAADPNVVAIGEIGLDYYHSDNPDIDVQQRAFLAQMEIALAVKKPILIHCRTSDLATPQAKERFGPADAQDDLLRLIAEHFSSEGGVGVMHCFSGSADEARHALDLGFYLSFAGNVTYSRFPSIREAAELVPSNRYLVETDAPFLAPVPHRGERNEPGRTRVTAEFVAGLRNISLEQLAAETTANFARLFDVTT
- a CDS encoding TIGR03435 family protein, whose product is MGELLRSHLLMALGLWCGSAVAQILHPQQPMPSFEVATIKPWKPSQPAPTADGGPGAVKKIVKMAPVGSPPLSQRVHFIGQIQLLIESAYNLPVSSGNRILGGPEWVRSEGDRYELMAKIDDAKFAEMQRLTVSQQQGQVARMEQTLLAERLGLKVHFEMREMPVYTLVIAKGGAKLTASSGSDPSRLTVARSEGENDLAAKSVTMDELVRSPFLRGIGRPVFNQTGIVGPCDFSLKWSADEVASSEGSSAVPGLFPALEEQLGLKLVASRGPVEVIVIDHIDRPSDN